AGATGGCGTTGCTGAAAACGCTCACTCATTCGAGATCAACGGGACTATACCGGCAGACAAAAGAGATGTTTTTATGGATGAGATCACTGATAGAAAAATAAGGGAATACGCCGATCTTGTCAGGCGCATCATGCCCGTCAGCGCGATCGTTTTATACGGCAGCCATGCGCGAGGGGAAGAGCGCGGGGACAGCGATATCGATATCGCCGTTGTGGTCGACGAGCTGAGAGGGGATTTTCTCGATGTAAACGCGCGCCTGTTCGCCCTGTGTCGCGAAGTGGACGTCGCGATAGAGCCGAAGCTCATTGTAAAAAAGAACAACGCGAGCGGGTTCCTCGAAAGCATCTTGAAGTACGGTAAAGTGATCGATCCCGAATAATCTCCCCCGCCCCGAACAAAAACCGCGTGACAATCCGCTCCCCCAGCCGTAGCCTTGCGCGCATGGTGCTCATCTCGCTCCAGTCCGGAAGCAACGGCAACTGCGTTTACGTGGAGTCCGGCGGCGTGCGCCTCCTCTTCGACGCAGGGATCAGCGGCCGAAGGGCGCGCGAGCGGCTGGCCGCACACGGGCGCGACATCCGCGGCGTCGACGCGCTCATTATATCGCACGACCACGCCGATCACGTCTCATGTGCGGGCGTGTATCACCGCATGTTCGGAGCGCCGCTTCTCGTCTCCGATCGCACGCTCGATGCGGCGTGCGCGAAGTATGAGATGCGACGCCTGAGCGACGTGCGCCATTTCCGGCCCGGCGAAACGCTCCGCTTCGGACACGTACGCGTACAGACCATCCCAACGCCCCACGACGGCGCCGACGGGGCCGCCTTCGTGGTCGATGACGGAAATGTCCGTCTTGCCGTCCTTACCGACCTGGGGCACGTCTTCGGCGACCTGCGTTCGGTCATCGCCTCGGCCGACGCCGTTTTCCTGGAAAGCAACTACGATCCGGGCATGCTCGCCGGTGGGCCGTATCCCGCCGCGCTCAAGCGGCGTATCAGCGGCGCGGGCGGGCACCTCTCGAACGAGGAGGCGGCGGCGCTCCTTGCCGGTTCCGCTTCGTCTGGGCTCAGATGGGTGTGCCTGGCGCACCTTTCGCAGGAAAACAATACGCCCGAACATGCGCTTGCCGCGCACCGGAACGCGCTGGGAAGCGGCGTTGTCCTGCACCTGGCCCCGCGTTACGGCACATCCCCCTTGCTCAAACTCTGAGGACTCGGGAAGGGCCGCGAATCGCCCGCCGGTCTGCCTCTAAAAACGGATTGACCGCGGGCCCGAAGCGTGTGTATACAGCCTGTTATGGCGCCACGGCGCCGATATCATACTGCATGGAGGAAGCACGATGCCGTTTCTATCCTGGAACGATAAATACGCGGTCGGCGTCGCCGAGATCGACGAGCAGCACCGCCACCTCTTCAAACTCACCAACGATTTCCACGACGCGCTGACCGTCGGCTCGGCGAGGCGGAACCTGGGCGACGCGCTCGACGCGCTGGTCGACTACGCCCGCCGCCACTTCGGCTCGGAAGAGAAGCTCATGAGCGAGTGCGCTTATCCGGAGCTCGCGAACCAGAAGATCGAGCACGACCGGCTTACACGCGAGGCGCTCGAATTCAGGGCGCGCTTCATGGAAGGGAAGCCCGTCTCGACACTCGAGTTCGCCAAAGTTCTCTCGGACTGGCTCGTCAATCATATCATCGTAATGGACAAGAAGATCGGCATCTACATCAAAACGAGGGGCGCGAAGTAGCGGTAATCGCAAACACGCCGCGGGTATCGCTCCCGCGGCGTGTCGGTAATAAGCGTCAGGGTGCGCGTTCAGCCCTCCGTCATCAGTATTCCCCGTTTTCGACCGGGAATTCGTATTCGGATGCCGGCTTAACCGGAAGCAGCTTTTTGTAAATCGCTATCGAGATAAATCCCGCCACGTACATCCACAGGCCGAAGATCGCCGAGGTGAAGAACATCGAGCTGTAGAAGTCGCCCATGTAATCCTGAATGAGAAGAGCGATCGCCATGGCGAGCGAGGCGTTGCGCAGTCCCGTCTCGAGCGAAATGGCCCTGGTCTGATAGTTGTTGATGCCGATGAGCTTCGGAATCACGGCCCCGAGGAGCATTCCCATCAGCGTCAGGACGAAGACCATGGTGTAAAACGCGAATCCGTAGCGCTCGGTGTCGGAGAACATATCGAGGTTGCCGAGCAGCCCCGCGCCGATGAGGAAGAGGAGCGCGATGACGCCAAGCGCCGAGAAGAAAGGCGTCGCCTTCGTCGCGAAGTTCGGCCAGCGGTTGCGGACCGACATGCCCACCGCAAGCGGGACGATCACCAGTATGATGATGGTCTGGATGACCATTTTCACCGGGATGCTGACCTCGGGAACATGAGCGCAATAGACCGTGAGCAGAAGCGGTGTGAAGAAGATGGAGAGCACCGTCGAGAACGAGGTGAGCGAAATCGAAAGCGCGAGGTCGCCCTTGGCATAGTAGGTCATGAGGTTCGAGGTGACCCCGCCGGGGCTCACCGCGATGAGCACCATTCCGACGAAGACGAAGGGGAATGCCTCGTAAAAACCGAGCGCCCTGCCAAGCCCGACGGCGACAAGCGGCATGATCGCCCACTGTAAAAACGCGCCGGCAAGCATACCCTTCGGTTTCTGGAACACGATCTTGAAGTCCTTCATGGTAAGAGTGAGGCCCATGCCCAGCATTACGAAAAAGAGCATGAGGACGATCGATATCTTGAATATCCTGTCCAGAGGGAGCTGTTTGGGCTTCTCCATGAAATGGGCGAATAAGTAGGTCTCGCCGTCCACGGTTCCCTTTATGGTCTGGATCTTGAACGTCAGCCTGTCCTCGAGCATTTTTTCGAGGTTCGCGTAGCGCGACGCTAAGCCCTCTTTTTCGAGTGTTTCCTTCGACGGTACGGCGAGGATGAAAAGCTCTCCCTTGATGCTGCGCACCAGAAAGATGCTGGTCGCATCACCGGTCACCGTGGCCGCGCTTGCTTTTAAAAGCCTCAGGTGGCCCTGAAACTCGGTTTCGTTCGCGTTCCTCCAGTCCAGCTTCCTCGACGCCTCGTTGAGCTTCTTGATGAGCGTCAGGTCTCCGGTGCCCTTTGCGGCTATGGAAAGGCGGCGGTACATATCTTCGTCGGCGTATGCGATGGATGAAACGAATAGCGCGATGACCAGCGCCACCGTCGCTCGAATGGCGGTTGCGGCTCTTCCGCCTTTTAGACCGGTTTGATTCATTATCCAACCCCCTGTTGTTTTTATCTGCCCGTCTCTCAGTCGCGGCGGGCCGCGATAGAGGTGATGTACAAGACGCCGGCCGTCCGTGTGTCCCCGGATCGTAAAGTGATTTGTTCAAAAGACCACCTGCCGAATTTCTCCGGCCATGGCGGAATATCCGTACGCCGTTTAGCGTGTCCAAAGAACAAAATTTACATGAAGACGACACACTGTACACATATAACCTTATCGAGAATGTGTCAATTATTTATTGCGGGACCGGCCTCGCCTCTGAAATACTATTTGCATTAATAATCCGGCGCTTCCATAATCAGGTATCTGGTGTGAGAGAATCAAATGACCGGGAAACGATATATCGCCGCGATTGCGGTACTGGGCCTTGCCGGAATGGTGTTGCATGACGGGTGTTCCCGCGGGGACAATGTCAAAATAGCCGTCATGACCAGGCTCCAGTCCGGGTCCACCGTAGGGTCGAGCGAGATCAACGCCTGCAAGCTCTTCCTTGAAGAGCGCGGAGTGCGGAACATCGAGATCGCGCCTTTCAACGACGACTGGGAGCCAAGGCGGGCCCTCGAGGCATATGCCGAGATGCGTTCGCAGGGTGTACGGATACTGATTACCAGCCACGTCTCCACCTGCGCGCTCGCCCTGCGGGAATCGATAAACAGGGACCGGGTCTTCACCATGGTCACCGGCTCGGCCACTGAAGAGCTCTCGGGAAGCGACGATTATATATTCCGCAACGTGCAGGACGTCCGCACCGAGCAGAAGAGCATGGCCGAATACGTCAACGGCCTTCCGGGAGGGGCGCTTCTCGTTATCCGCGATACTGACAACCATTCATACACCACGCCGGCACTGGGGTATTTCCTGGCGGGTCTTAAAAAGCACTCGGTCCGGGTGATCGACTTTTCGGTCTCCTCGCTCGATACGGCGGCGCTCGAGGGCGAAATACGAAAACGGCCCTTCGATAACGTTTATATGCTTGTGGGCGGATACAAGGTGGTGGCGGGAACGATCGCCCAGATGGCGAAAAAGGCGAGCCCCGGCGCCCGGATACTCTTTACCCCCTGGATGAAGACCCCGGCCCTTCTGCAAACGCTCGGCGGCGCCGTGAAGGACGCTGTTATGCCTTCGCATTACCCGCCCCGGGGCGAGTCCAGGGCCGTCGACGAGTATGTGACCGAATTCAAAAAGCGTTTCGGCTACGCCCCCACGTACATCAGCCTGAACGTCTACGCGGCCCTGGAGATACTTTCGGCCGCGGTCGCGGAGGGAAACACGACACCCGATGAAATCAAATCCTATATTCTCGAAACAAAAAGGTTTGAGACCAGGTTCGGCCCGGTGGTCTTCGATGCGTACGGCGACGTCACGAGGCCGTTGTACTTTATAACAGGTCTCGAAAATGAATTTTAGGCCGATGCGCTCCATACGAAACATCTTCGCAGCGCTCGAGGGCGTCACTCTGGTTGTCGCGATCCTCTTTGTGGTGGTGCTTTTCCGCCTCATTGGGGGCGAGATTAAGAATTCTTTTCTTAGAGGCCAGGCGCTCGATGTAGACATGGTCGAGACGACCATCATGCGTTTCATCGAGGAGAACAGAAGCCTGTTCGCCGTTTTTGTCGGCATACCCGACAAAAACACGTCCTCCACGCTCCTTGACAATTTTACCGATATATATTACTGCGATACCGGTTACGTCATTACCCGTATCGTCAAGAAAGAGCCGGGAAGCCCGATTTTTCCCGGTTACGACCTGGGCGAAAACATGCTCTCGGGAATGCTCGCGAAGATCGACGGCTCAACGCCGGTTGTTTCGGCCGTGTTTCGCTCGCCCGAGGACGAGCGGCTGAGCGTCTACGTGGGCGCGCGGACGGGTCCGGGGTATTTGGTTGGCAGGATCGGGTTCGCCCCTCTCAACTCGGCGCTTCAGAGAATCGCGGATCACAGCGGCAGTATCGTGATCATCGCCACGGAGGACGGTTATATTCTTTCGAGTTCGGGAAACCCGCTGAACATCCATATATTGCCCGACGGAGAAAGCAGCGAGATGAACGTCGCCGGGGTCGATTACCTTTACATGCGCAAGCACAGCCAGGCACTCGGCAAAGACATCGCCATCCTCACGCCGGGCAGCACGGTGTACGCGCTTTTAAACAGCGTAGAGCGTTACTCGCGCCTGTTCATCATACTCTTCGCGCTGATAATACTCGCCAAGATCGTCGGGCAGACGGTGCTGATCATGCGCCCCTTCGACAGGTTCAGCGCCCTCATACGGCGCTGGGAGCCCGACGCGCCGGCCACCGAGGTCCCGCCGGAATTTTTTCAGTACGAGGAGATCGCTTCGCTCTATAAAAGCTTCAACGACAAGTCGGAGCAGATACATGACGCGGTGAAGGCGCTCCGGGAAAGCGAGGGGCTCCTTAAAATTCAGCGCGATCTCGGCATGGCGCTGGGAAGCGCCGCGGAGCTCGCTCCGGCGGTCGAGCTCATACTCGAGGCCGCGCTCAGGATCGAGGGGATTGACAGCGGGGGCATCTATCTCGTCGACGAAGAGACGGGTGCGGTCGAGCTGGCGTGCTCCGCCGGCCTTTCAATTGAATTCATGAACGCGGTGAAACGGTACGACGTTGATTCCCCGAACGCGCGCGTTGTCATGGAGGGGCTGCCGCGCTATCTCGAGCGTCACGAAATCGGCGATAATACGCCGGACATAACACGGCAGGCGACTGTCTTGCGGGAGGGACTAAAGGCGCTTGCCGTGGTGCCGGTCCAGTACCGGGGCAAGAGCATCGCCTGTATAAACCTTGCCTCCAGGAGCGTCTCCCTCATCCCGCAGTCCTTGCGCGACACGCTCGAGTCAATGGCCTCCATGCTGGGTAGCGCTATCGTCCGCATACAGAACCAAGGCCGGGTGGCGGCCTCGCTGCGCGAAAAGGAAATCCTCCTTAAAGAGATACACCACCGGGTGAAGAACAATTTCCAGGTGATAATAAGCCTGCTCAACCTGCACTCGAATAACATAAAGAACGAGGAGCTGCTGCGGCATTTCAACGATTCGCGCAACCGCATCCGCGCGATGGCCCTCATCCACGAGAAGCTCTACCAGTCAGGCGATTTCGCCAACGTAGACTTCGCCGCGCACATGGAGACGCTCGCCTCGGAGCTCTGTTCGCTCTATTCCTCTCCCTCGAATCCCGTCGCGTGCAGGTTCAACGTCGAGCGGATCAACATCCCGATCGATCTCGCCATTCCCTGTTCGCTCATCGTCAACGAGATCCTTTCCAACTCGTTTAAATACGCGTTCCCCCCTTCGTGGGGGGGGAGCGCCGAAATACTTCTAAAAATGCGCGGGCGGGAAGACGGTTCGGTCGAGCTTGAAATATCGGATAACGGCGTCGGAATCCC
Above is a window of Spirochaetota bacterium DNA encoding:
- a CDS encoding nucleotidyltransferase domain-containing protein; protein product: MDEITDRKIREYADLVRRIMPVSAIVLYGSHARGEERGDSDIDIAVVVDELRGDFLDVNARLFALCREVDVAIEPKLIVKKNNASGFLESILKYGKVIDPE
- a CDS encoding MBL fold metallo-hydrolase, which codes for MTIRSPSRSLARMVLISLQSGSNGNCVYVESGGVRLLFDAGISGRRARERLAAHGRDIRGVDALIISHDHADHVSCAGVYHRMFGAPLLVSDRTLDAACAKYEMRRLSDVRHFRPGETLRFGHVRVQTIPTPHDGADGAAFVVDDGNVRLAVLTDLGHVFGDLRSVIASADAVFLESNYDPGMLAGGPYPAALKRRISGAGGHLSNEEAAALLAGSASSGLRWVCLAHLSQENNTPEHALAAHRNALGSGVVLHLAPRYGTSPLLKL
- a CDS encoding bacteriohemerythrin, which encodes MPFLSWNDKYAVGVAEIDEQHRHLFKLTNDFHDALTVGSARRNLGDALDALVDYARRHFGSEEKLMSECAYPELANQKIEHDRLTREALEFRARFMEGKPVSTLEFAKVLSDWLVNHIIVMDKKIGIYIKTRGAK
- a CDS encoding bile acid:sodium symporter family protein translates to MNQTGLKGGRAATAIRATVALVIALFVSSIAYADEDMYRRLSIAAKGTGDLTLIKKLNEASRKLDWRNANETEFQGHLRLLKASAATVTGDATSIFLVRSIKGELFILAVPSKETLEKEGLASRYANLEKMLEDRLTFKIQTIKGTVDGETYLFAHFMEKPKQLPLDRIFKISIVLMLFFVMLGMGLTLTMKDFKIVFQKPKGMLAGAFLQWAIMPLVAVGLGRALGFYEAFPFVFVGMVLIAVSPGGVTSNLMTYYAKGDLALSISLTSFSTVLSIFFTPLLLTVYCAHVPEVSIPVKMVIQTIIILVIVPLAVGMSVRNRWPNFATKATPFFSALGVIALLFLIGAGLLGNLDMFSDTERYGFAFYTMVFVLTLMGMLLGAVIPKLIGINNYQTRAISLETGLRNASLAMAIALLIQDYMGDFYSSMFFTSAIFGLWMYVAGFISIAIYKKLLPVKPASEYEFPVENGEY
- a CDS encoding ABC transporter substrate-binding protein: MTGKRYIAAIAVLGLAGMVLHDGCSRGDNVKIAVMTRLQSGSTVGSSEINACKLFLEERGVRNIEIAPFNDDWEPRRALEAYAEMRSQGVRILITSHVSTCALALRESINRDRVFTMVTGSATEELSGSDDYIFRNVQDVRTEQKSMAEYVNGLPGGALLVIRDTDNHSYTTPALGYFLAGLKKHSVRVIDFSVSSLDTAALEGEIRKRPFDNVYMLVGGYKVVAGTIAQMAKKASPGARILFTPWMKTPALLQTLGGAVKDAVMPSHYPPRGESRAVDEYVTEFKKRFGYAPTYISLNVYAALEILSAAVAEGNTTPDEIKSYILETKRFETRFGPVVFDAYGDVTRPLYFITGLENEF
- a CDS encoding histidine kinase dimerization/phosphoacceptor domain -containing protein; amino-acid sequence: MNFRPMRSIRNIFAALEGVTLVVAILFVVVLFRLIGGEIKNSFLRGQALDVDMVETTIMRFIEENRSLFAVFVGIPDKNTSSTLLDNFTDIYYCDTGYVITRIVKKEPGSPIFPGYDLGENMLSGMLAKIDGSTPVVSAVFRSPEDERLSVYVGARTGPGYLVGRIGFAPLNSALQRIADHSGSIVIIATEDGYILSSSGNPLNIHILPDGESSEMNVAGVDYLYMRKHSQALGKDIAILTPGSTVYALLNSVERYSRLFIILFALIILAKIVGQTVLIMRPFDRFSALIRRWEPDAPATEVPPEFFQYEEIASLYKSFNDKSEQIHDAVKALRESEGLLKIQRDLGMALGSAAELAPAVELILEAALRIEGIDSGGIYLVDEETGAVELACSAGLSIEFMNAVKRYDVDSPNARVVMEGLPRYLERHEIGDNTPDITRQATVLREGLKALAVVPVQYRGKSIACINLASRSVSLIPQSLRDTLESMASMLGSAIVRIQNQGRVAASLREKEILLKEIHHRVKNNFQVIISLLNLHSNNIKNEELLRHFNDSRNRIRAMALIHEKLYQSGDFANVDFAAHMETLASELCSLYSSPSNPVACRFNVERINIPIDLAIPCSLIVNEILSNSFKYAFPPSWGGSAEILLKMRGREDGSVELEISDNGVGIPEGVEMGAADARTLGLSLIGLLAHQIKATLELDRAGGTRYTIVFRGGE